In a genomic window of Wyeomyia smithii strain HCP4-BCI-WySm-NY-G18 chromosome 1, ASM2978416v1, whole genome shotgun sequence:
- the LOC129717572 gene encoding retinal guanylyl cyclase 1-like isoform X3 — protein MDYLNGRRWFMCHMMLVLMVPILAVIVQNATLLYQQTNKYETTKRIDEEVRMTMSMAILVSAVQQERRLLSYFVLTRKNRSDVEQAINQTDSVLDRLVLSSHEKTIEFNEATNQTTLGDLSETRDLLLSFLTPEEINQTSCISFFKPYNELNRHLVDQISQSVGFFLSGTVWRQLVVYKNIIEAAENINIATILVLQFIARGSLSLDDFAQFVRRDAAAMDHLRVAENFMTTITITKGKDFHVLNKWRRHVLVNSSTEEREDAFVVYYQSVHSFVRNLESLQSNLQSMVQDTVEEEMRSARLQLFFSFGLVLLTVLVSPMLVLMVINATNTIQDFSTQLVTRTLELHTEKGKADRLLYQMLPPAVVRQLKQQRQVPAETFESVTIFFSDIVGFTYISAVSSAMEVVTMLNTLYRLFDSIILKYDVYKVETIGDAYMVVSGLPQRNGDKHAGEIAMMSLDLLCGIPGFIIPHMKNRTLEIRVGINTGPCVAGVVGTTMPRYCLFGDTINTASRMESTGEPMKIHISEHTKEVLDKLGGFKIKRRGSVEVKGKGSMETFWLLGHTVYEHLSPETAIPIYKPGIVTEPEFLHIIS, from the exons GAATGGTCGCCGGTGGTTCATGTGTCACATGATGCTAGTACTAATGGTCCCAATCTTGGCCGTTATAGTGCAAAATGCCACTCTACTCTACCAGCAGACAAATAAATACGAGACAACGAAGCGCATAGATGAAGAA GTTCGAATGACGATGAGTATGGCAATCCTGGTAAGTGCTGTACAACAGGAACGGAGACTGCTTTCTTACTTCGTGCTAACCCGGAAAAACCGGTCCGACGTGGAGCAAGCAATAAACCAAACCGACTCCGTTCTGGATCGTCTTGTCCTCAGCAGCCACGAGAAGACGATCGAGTTTAACGAGGCGACAAACCAAACAACGCTCGGAGATCTAAG CGAAACGAGGGATTTATTACTAAG TTTTCTAACACCggaagaaatcaatcaaacatCATGCATATCGTTCTTTAAACCCTACAACGAACTCAACCGTCATCTGGTGGACCAAATCAGCCAAAGTGTGGGTTTCTTCCTGAGCGGGACTGTCTGGCGGCAGCTAGTCGTGTACAAAAACATCATCGAGGCTGCCGAAAATATCAACATCGCCACCATTCTGGTGCTGCAATTCATCGCTCGAGGCAGCCTAAGTTTGGATGATTTTGCCCAGTTCGTGCGCCGGGATGCGGCTGCCATGGACCATCTGCGGGTGGCGGAGAATTTTATGACCACCATTACGATCACGAAGGGAAAGGACTTTCACGTCCTTAACAAATGGCGCCGGCACGTGCTTGTGAACTCGTCCACGGAGGAGCGGGAGGATGCTTTCGTCGTATACTATCAATCGGTTCACAGTTTCGTGCGAAACCTGGAATCCCTTCAATCTAACCTGCAGTCGATGGTTCAGGACACGGTGGAAGAGGAGATGCGAAGTGCCCGCTTGCAACTGTTCTTTTCGTTTGGTTTGGTGCTGTTAACTGTACTTGTCAGCCCGATGCTAGTTTTGATGGTGATAAATGCCACTAACACTATTCAG GATTTTTCAACCCAACTGGTGACTCGAACCTTGGAACTGCATACCGAAAAGGGTAAAGCGGACCGTTTGCTCTATCAGATGCTCCCGCCGGCGGTGGTGCGTCAACTCAAGCAACAGCGGCAAGTTCCTGCCGAAACGTTCGAATCTGTGACCATATTTTTCAGTGACATTGTTGGCTTTACCTACATCTCGGCTGTCAGCAGTGCGATGGAGGTGGTTACCATGTTGAATACTCTCTACCGGTTGTTCGATTCGATTATTCTGAAGTACGACGTCTATAAG GTGGAAACGATTGGCGATGCCTACATGGTAGTTTCCGGTTTGCCCCAGCGAAACGGAGACAAACATGCCGGTGAGATTGCGATGATGTCCTTGGATCTTTTGTGTGGCATTCCCGGGTTTATTATACCGCACATGAAAAACCGTACGCTCGAAATCAGAGTCGGTATTAATACTGGACCGTGCGTGGCGGGTGTAGTAGGAACGACAATGCCAAGATATTGCCTTTTTGGTGACACAATTAATACGGCATCGAGGATGGAATCCACCGGTGAAC CGATGAAAATTCACATATCTGAGCACACAAAAGAGGTACTTGACAAACTGGGCGGGTTCAAGATCAAACGTCGAGGATCGGTGGAAGTCAAGGGCAAAGGAAGCATGGAAACCTTCTGGCTGCTGGGGCACACCGTTTACGAACATCTGTCGCCAGAGACGGCCATTCCCATATACAAGCCCGGCATCGTAACCGAGCCGGAATTCCTGCATATTATATCTTGA
- the LOC129728089 gene encoding nucleoporin Ndc1 produces MSVFESDTTTVSYREKECRTICGERFVYAIAYSIGAQYVLLVVFLLLVNLSLLHPVGWLWGSFQLFCSITTWLYTMPLISAIIIYGIILAKSFFTGGECPRTRFQQLIRSMNQKCALLLVNCAIGFLTAWLYTRFVREDYNVLFLPNKNGTYVLNEKYLFLLLGGMVAGVYYFVKNKFDKSTVYFPVIQQARFLQIRAQLYSILYRSLFKSFVPTMIYVSFFYIFGSAYLRYKLADFFHGVTLAEESLLGSFCSIVFDVRIILYCWILFSHILSNMKLMQMMIFMFLTEYKEFPLERAAEVSLVEALACKQFPIIQQLAALNLFSIAEDCDPRRRAQLYALSIPGGHPYNWNSVSNECIRLIREFSVELHKSIQNVTLKPSPKVAKLRPTASMDAEKLIAKQYNESFGIRSLSSAVSGSVPEVPKTQNGDAGQILDRKFDLLRSLIHSIPAYRFFFVKTKPQACYLESNQCQQIVWISQALASLAAQSIVEDKFGVVQKSLPTILKTLLQLKETVDRISTIQLDVKRIDRNYLALKAATKRSLYRITHAFADYLADLRLEPHDLEVLQGFVHYREV; encoded by the exons ATGTCGGTGTTCGAG TCTGACACTACAACAGTTTCATATCGAGAAAAAGAATGCAGAACCATATGCGGGGAACGTTTCGTTTACGCCATAGCTTACAGCATCGGAGCTCAGTATGTGCTCTTGGTTGTGTTTCTACTACTAGTCAACCTGAGTCTGTTGCATCCGGTCGGATGGCTCTGGGGTTCGTTTCAGCTTTTCTGCTCAATAACAACATGGCTTTATACGATGCCCCTAATCAGTGCGATAATTATCTATGGTATTATTCTGGCTAAGTCTTTCTTCACAGGAGGGGAATGTCCACGAACACGCTTTCAACAGTTGATAAG ATCAATGAACCAAAAATGTGCCCTGCTGCTGGTGAATTGTGCCATAGGCTTTCTGACGGCTTGGCTCTATACGCGTTTTGTGCGAGAGGATTATAATGTTTTGTTTCTGCCCAACAAAAATGGAACCTACGTTCTGAATGAGAAATATCTATTCCTGTTGCTGGGCGGAATGGTGGCCGGAGTTTACTACTTTGTAAAGAACAAATTCGACAAAAGTACGGTGTACTTTCCCGTTATACAGCAAGCACGTTTCTTGCAAATCCGAGCGCAGTTGTACTCTATACTGTATCGATCGCTGTTCAAATCGTTTGTGCCGACAATGATTTACGTAAGTTTTTTCTACATCTTCGGCAGCGCTTATTTGCGTTACAAACTAGCAGATTTTTTCCACGGAGTGACCCTTGCAGAAGAATCCTTACTGGGATCGTTCTGCTCGATTGTTTTTGATGTACGCATTATTCTTTATTGCTGGATCTTGTTTTCTCACATACTGAGCAACATGAAATTAATgcaaatgatgatttttatgtttttaacgGAGTACAAGGAATTTCCGTTGGAGCGAGCCGCAGAAGTATCGCTGGTTGAAGCGCTAGCGTGTAAGCAGTTTCCCATCATCCAACAGCTGGCtgctttgaatttattttctattgCCGAAGATTGCGATCCTAGACGACGCGCTCAGCTGTATGCCCTATCGATCCCTGGTGGACACCCTTACAACTGGAACAGCGTGTCGAATGAATGCATTCGTCTCATTCGGGAGTTCTCGGTAGAATTACACAAATCCATCCAAAATGTCACATTAAAGCCTTCTCCGAAAGTGGCGAAACTACGGCCTACAGCCTCAATGGATGCGGAGAAACTTATTGCCAAACAGTACAACGAAAGCTTCGGCATTCGTAGCCTATCGAGTGCAGTGTCCGGATCAGTACCAGAAGTGCCGAAAACTCAAAACGGAGATGCCGGTCAAATTTTGGATCGCAAATTCGATTTGCTGCGATCGTTGATTCACTCCATTCCGGCTTACCGTTTTTTCTTCGTCAAAACGAAACCACAAGCGTGCTATCTGGAATCCAACCAGTGCCAGCAAATCGTATGGATCAGCCAGGCGCTGGCATCGCTAGCGGCACAATCCATTGTCGAGGACAAGTTCGGGGTGGTGCAGAAAAGTTTGCCCACAATTCTCAaaacgctactgcagctgaagGAAACCGTCGACCGGATCAGCACGATCCAGCTGGACGTGAAACGAATCGATCGCAACTATCTAGCGCTGAAAGCGGCCACCAAGCGGAGCCTGTACCGGATCACGCACGCTTTCGCCGATTATCTGGCCGATCTAAGGCTCGAGCCGCACGATCTGGAAGTGCTGCAAGGTTTCGTCCACTATCGGGAAGTGTAG
- the LOC129717572 gene encoding guanylate cyclase alpha-like isoform X2, with protein sequence MIIAIELLPKNWNGRRWFMCHMMLVLMVPILAVIVQNATLLYQQTNKYETTKRIDEEVRMTMSMAILVSAVQQERRLLSYFVLTRKNRSDVEQAINQTDSVLDRLVLSSHEKTIEFNEATNQTTLGDLSETRDLLLSFLTPEEINQTSCISFFKPYNELNRHLVDQISQSVGFFLSGTVWRQLVVYKNIIEAAENINIATILVLQFIARGSLSLDDFAQFVRRDAAAMDHLRVAENFMTTITITKGKDFHVLNKWRRHVLVNSSTEEREDAFVVYYQSVHSFVRNLESLQSNLQSMVQDTVEEEMRSARLQLFFSFGLVLLTVLVSPMLVLMVINATNTIQDFSTQLVTRTLELHTEKGKADRLLYQMLPPAVVRQLKQQRQVPAETFESVTIFFSDIVGFTYISAVSSAMEVVTMLNTLYRLFDSIILKYDVYKVETIGDAYMVVSGLPQRNGDKHAGEIAMMSLDLLCGIPGFIIPHMKNRTLEIRVGINTGPCVAGVVGTTMPRYCLFGDTINTASRMESTGEPMKIHISEHTKEVLDKLGGFKIKRRGSVEVKGKGSMETFWLLGHTVYEHLSPETAIPIYKPGIVTEPEFLHIIS encoded by the exons GAATGGTCGCCGGTGGTTCATGTGTCACATGATGCTAGTACTAATGGTCCCAATCTTGGCCGTTATAGTGCAAAATGCCACTCTACTCTACCAGCAGACAAATAAATACGAGACAACGAAGCGCATAGATGAAGAA GTTCGAATGACGATGAGTATGGCAATCCTGGTAAGTGCTGTACAACAGGAACGGAGACTGCTTTCTTACTTCGTGCTAACCCGGAAAAACCGGTCCGACGTGGAGCAAGCAATAAACCAAACCGACTCCGTTCTGGATCGTCTTGTCCTCAGCAGCCACGAGAAGACGATCGAGTTTAACGAGGCGACAAACCAAACAACGCTCGGAGATCTAAG CGAAACGAGGGATTTATTACTAAG TTTTCTAACACCggaagaaatcaatcaaacatCATGCATATCGTTCTTTAAACCCTACAACGAACTCAACCGTCATCTGGTGGACCAAATCAGCCAAAGTGTGGGTTTCTTCCTGAGCGGGACTGTCTGGCGGCAGCTAGTCGTGTACAAAAACATCATCGAGGCTGCCGAAAATATCAACATCGCCACCATTCTGGTGCTGCAATTCATCGCTCGAGGCAGCCTAAGTTTGGATGATTTTGCCCAGTTCGTGCGCCGGGATGCGGCTGCCATGGACCATCTGCGGGTGGCGGAGAATTTTATGACCACCATTACGATCACGAAGGGAAAGGACTTTCACGTCCTTAACAAATGGCGCCGGCACGTGCTTGTGAACTCGTCCACGGAGGAGCGGGAGGATGCTTTCGTCGTATACTATCAATCGGTTCACAGTTTCGTGCGAAACCTGGAATCCCTTCAATCTAACCTGCAGTCGATGGTTCAGGACACGGTGGAAGAGGAGATGCGAAGTGCCCGCTTGCAACTGTTCTTTTCGTTTGGTTTGGTGCTGTTAACTGTACTTGTCAGCCCGATGCTAGTTTTGATGGTGATAAATGCCACTAACACTATTCAG GATTTTTCAACCCAACTGGTGACTCGAACCTTGGAACTGCATACCGAAAAGGGTAAAGCGGACCGTTTGCTCTATCAGATGCTCCCGCCGGCGGTGGTGCGTCAACTCAAGCAACAGCGGCAAGTTCCTGCCGAAACGTTCGAATCTGTGACCATATTTTTCAGTGACATTGTTGGCTTTACCTACATCTCGGCTGTCAGCAGTGCGATGGAGGTGGTTACCATGTTGAATACTCTCTACCGGTTGTTCGATTCGATTATTCTGAAGTACGACGTCTATAAG GTGGAAACGATTGGCGATGCCTACATGGTAGTTTCCGGTTTGCCCCAGCGAAACGGAGACAAACATGCCGGTGAGATTGCGATGATGTCCTTGGATCTTTTGTGTGGCATTCCCGGGTTTATTATACCGCACATGAAAAACCGTACGCTCGAAATCAGAGTCGGTATTAATACTGGACCGTGCGTGGCGGGTGTAGTAGGAACGACAATGCCAAGATATTGCCTTTTTGGTGACACAATTAATACGGCATCGAGGATGGAATCCACCGGTGAAC CGATGAAAATTCACATATCTGAGCACACAAAAGAGGTACTTGACAAACTGGGCGGGTTCAAGATCAAACGTCGAGGATCGGTGGAAGTCAAGGGCAAAGGAAGCATGGAAACCTTCTGGCTGCTGGGGCACACCGTTTACGAACATCTGTCGCCAGAGACGGCCATTCCCATATACAAGCCCGGCATCGTAACCGAGCCGGAATTCCTGCATATTATATCTTGA